DNA from Plasmodium yoelii strain 17X genome assembly, chromosome: 13:
ACAAAATACATTCTTTATGATGAAATACACATActattatgcatattttaaatttgtatattcGCTTACCATctagatatatgtatttcTTCCTCAATATTATCCTTCATGGTGTTTGAATGCtctttatattatatttttgtatatacacAGTACATTTGTGGTCTTAAATGTGCATATATCCATTTACTGTTTATGGATATTCTACGATAATATGTATTTTACTATATTAAAATCTATTTAATGTCATGTTATATAGGCGATAATAATCACAAGGGAGGGAGATATATTTTAGCTGAAACACTAAAGCATACAGGTccttatatttttagaaCGATGAAGTTAGGAAGAATAATTCACATACTACAAAAATGTATTGAtctaaatattttatcatatttcaacaataatataataccAATATTTACATCAATGTCTATTTCAAAAACGTATATTTCAAAAATGCATGTAAATCAAACGCCAGCATTAAAAAATCACAAAGAGCAATCAATAAATTTAATCAAAAATAGAATAAAGTCTTTATTATATAGTTATTCAGAGGATAAATCCAAAACAAAAGGTTATACATCATATAGTACGTATTTTATATGCAAGTAGTTAATGAAATTATAAATCAAACACATTTTATATGAAAGTAGTTAATGAAATTATAAATCAAACACATTTTATATGCAAGTAGTTAATGAAATTATAAATCAAACACATTTTATATGCAAGTAGTTAATGAAATTATAAAGCAAACTCATTTTATATGAAAGTAGTTAATGAAATTATAAAGCAAACTCATTTTATATGCTAGTTAATGAAATTATAAATCAAACTCATTTTATATGCAAGTAGTTAATGAAATTATAAAGCAAACTCATTTTATATGCTAGTTAATGAAATTATAAAGCAAACTCATTTTATATGAAAGTAGCTAATGAAATTATAAAGCAAACTCATTTTATATGCTAGTTAATGAAATTATAAATCAAACTCATTTTATATGCAAGTAGTTAATGAAATTATAAAGCAAACTCATTTTATATGAAAGTAGCTAATGAAATTATAAAGCAaacacattttatataatgaagTTTTGAATtctatatactttaaaataaaattgtagTTTTAACCAAACAAAAATTGAGTTTTAACCAAACAAAAATTgagttttaataaaaataaaattgtagttttaataaatataaaattgtagttttaatcaaaataaatttaaaaaatgtagtaTGAAAGTATGTGGGATAAGAAattcaataaatttattgaatTTACAAACTATTTCCCACGGCAAACATTCATAttctattaataaatataatagtagtaatatttgtaaatatataagataaatgtataataacaatgattataataatgtatacaaaacaaatgaaattttaattataaaaaatatcatattaatatgtttaatattttttaaaatccctatattcaatttataaataaaatattcgtaaaaataaataaaacaaacatgttatatttattttttattttatttatattaggGTTTTCTCTTAGTAGGCttccattaatatataaaaatgtgtataaggaaaatataaatattgacCAAATAGGATATTCAAAATTAActgaatttataaataatgaaatgaGCGATATTTGCTTTATTTCAACACAGCATAAATTTCAGTGTATATTACTTCCAGTTATGGAGGATGttagttaaaaaaataaataaatatatacaatatactatatacatatatgtgcatatatatatatatatattatatatatatacatatatatatatattgtgcatatatatatatatatatatatattatatatacatatatatattatatatataattatatatataatatatatatatgtatatattatatagtataataaataaaataaatatatgatatgtgcattaaataaaatagctCTGCATATAtggcatatatatatatctctCATctctttttaaattatttataggaACAAAAACATAGGGATAAAAATTCaaagttaaaaaaagaaattgaaataaaaaaatcactagattatattaaaaaataccAATGGGAGAGGTGCATTACATTTTTGCATACATTGCACTGCTTAAAAAGCAAGCATACTAATTTTGAGCTGGAATATAGCATACCTAGTAATAATAGTATAGAcgaattaataaatgacCCTTTTTTTTGTGATAATATAAACCTTGTTAGTAAGGAAAGTACACCACCGCTACTACTACCGCTGAATGTCTTTAATTTGCCATCGTCTTATGATATGtataattcatattttaaatcAAATTCGTATTATAGTAaggatgaaaatgatgatgcTTCGGCTATTCAATTTTTAGATACCtcacaaaataaatttgatatCATATGtgattttcaaaaatatgaaaatacaaACATATCTATTGAAGAgccaataaatataaatagcaTGTATGTACACTCACCATCATCTTACGACgtttttaattctttatttaatgataATACAGTAAATCACTGTGCAgaataaaattaaagtaGCCAACTATTAAATGACCatgtgtaatatatttttttaccttgtaaaattaatataaaaaaatgctCATATCCAAACCATAGAcaactatatatatactatagtATTCCTAGCATATTTCGcctataaaaaatacactagAAATAGTACTTAACTAGATTAAtagcatattatattttaatttattaacgaaaaataaaacaagtgtaaattatttattattcctatatttatatatatacataaggGGTGTACCGTTTAAGTGTACGTACACTAGTTTTGAGCACATTATATTgcaaatttaatttttaataatttaagtaCTCATAATTATCGCCAATATAACTAtgataaaacataaataagtaCACTTATATGGATATTACAATTTcgtatcattatttttaatttaatacaaattttaagCAGTATTTTTCGCATTTATAATCCTGATGATCAGTTAATTCCCTTTTTTCCCCCCACTTATATATGTgtacaaattataaaataaataaaacgcatattttatatgctctaaaaataacatataaCTATATAGAtcttaataaatatataatagatcgtttaaaattatataaaaaaatattttattgtattagtAACCTTTTGTGTGAATAAATGCATAACCAATTGTAATAATTTCGAAATaacaaacatttttttaaatttatttacttatttattttattctacATTTAAATTAGCGACTTGGTTTATTGAAATCgaataaaatatacacattCATGTTTGGTGACCCtcaaattgttttatttattcattttatttattatataattttatatgtatatttttattcatttgatTGAAACATGCATAAAGGCATATCAATATTTTCCCTAAACACATAAATGTTTTAAGactaatataataaatatttatataaagtaAAATTAACCCAATATATTATTTGGATTAAGGATAACAATTTGTGATATTTCGAAAAAGTTGATATATCATTAGTGAAGTAATGAACTCACGCTTATAAGCAAATTTAATCACCTTCAAATATGTTTCATATATGTGTAAGTTCTTTGACATATACctcataattattaaaataatttgataCATACACatcttataataaataaaaaattgacgATTATGATGCATTATTTGTAATCTTACTAGCCTTATTGAGCATCATTTTATTGCAAcctttgtaaaaaaaataaaataatttttcctCTTCCgatataatgatatatatatatatagaaaccATACATATAAAACAAGTGTATGTATAATAGCAATTTTGATGCGATAAAAGTCAAAATAactatgtttttttttattcttataatcattttataagcacatatatacaaatttctACTTTTCGGGAtgcatttataaataattaaagaaTTTCGGATATACtattgtaattttattttatataatttttccaAAATACTgaatgtttttatattttttactaaattatttaacaaaatcctttatttaattaaataaaaaaatattattttatataatatcccacaaatattacataataaaaacaattaagtatatttttttcttaacaCTTTCCCATTTAAGCAATTCgctaaaattatattaatatataataaatttttcttACTTACCAAACTTTAAAAAATGCCATCAATTGTAGGAAATCAAGCCCCATCTTTTAAAGCCGAAGCTGTTTTCGGTGATAATACCTTTGGAGAAGTTAGTTTATCTGACTTTATTGGAAagaaatatgttttattatatttttacccATTAGATTTTACTTTTGTTTGCCCATCTGAAATTATAGCTTTAGATAAAGCTCTTGACTCATTTA
Protein-coding regions in this window:
- a CDS encoding OST-HTH associated domain protein, putative, which gives rise to MNNDKYTCEYGHVDKNYTETRRKDAYDNYNYGMCPTSLGNIPEDIFLNNPLKGICDYNNSNYTNYSNPNISERFTYNPNSYIQYNDIFKKNNTGESMKIRSRQNKEKLYYVRNENEIEHDEQNCIRNNMFEINNTLCKTYQKNDFMKINPNIKRGLKKKPNINEKYNKIKKDVLLTSDLYLKSFHKYYPCNCLNVYKEIYKNTKYEISDLKQVHTDLIYLILKYLYYERILPEANEIKRKINKYFPDCAVLNNNFINICREDPYKKFEIYRSNAYEKDLKKGKIIYKKPFNNENICIYLRGVPRDFFINPNDDNENISLYIPLIFIHIIDRFRIQSSDNNHKGGRYILAETLKHTGPYIFRTMKLGRIIHILQKCIDLNILSYFNNNIIPIFTSMSISKTYISKMHVNQTPALKNHKEQSINLIKNRIKSLLYSYSEDKSKTKGFSLSRLPLIYKNVYKENINIDQIGYSKLTEFINNEMSDICFISTQHKFQCILLPVMEDEQKHRDKNSKLKKEIEIKKSLDYIKKYQWERCITFLHTLHCLKSKHTNFELEYSIPSNNSIDELINDPFFCDNINLVSKESTPPLLLPLNVFNLPSSYDMYNSYFKSNSYYSKDENDDASAIQFLDTSQNKFDIICDFQKYENTNISIEEPININSMYVHSPSSYDVFNSLFNDNTVNHCAE